From Allofrancisella guangzhouensis, a single genomic window includes:
- the rpmE gene encoding 50S ribosomal protein L31, whose product MKQEIHPKYTEVKVTCSCGNNFTTRSTVAKETINIDICSECHPFYTGKQRVVDTAGRVDRFNKRFGALKKV is encoded by the coding sequence ATGAAACAAGAAATTCATCCTAAATATACTGAAGTTAAAGTAACTTGTAGCTGTGGCAATAATTTCACAACCAGATCAACTGTAGCTAAAGAAACTATCAATATAGATATTTGTTCTGAGTGTCATCCATTTTACACTGGTAAACAAAGAGTTGTAGACACAGCAGGACGTGTTGATAGATTCAACAAAAGATTTGGTGCTCTTAAAAAAGTATAA
- a CDS encoding ferredoxin--NADP reductase, with protein sequence MALEKFDLELVSFKDITNNVRHFVFRRTDGKPLKFIAGQFITFLLTDNEGNLKRRSYSLGSLPSDNMLLEIGITHVKNGTASEFFFNMEVGDTATAMGPAGRLVLKDEELRKLILVGTGTGIVPYRSMLPELLQRAETTEIHILLGVQYRKDALYQDDFIEFAKKHNNINFTLCLSRETDDLKDHEISGYVQQQFEKIGLDPKKDIVYICGNPNMIDQSYEILTNAGFEAKNVRREKYISSN encoded by the coding sequence ATGGCATTAGAAAAATTTGATCTAGAATTAGTATCATTCAAAGATATTACTAACAATGTAAGACATTTTGTTTTTAGAAGGACAGATGGAAAGCCTCTTAAATTTATAGCTGGACAATTTATTACTTTCCTTTTAACAGATAACGAGGGTAATCTAAAACGTAGAAGCTATAGCCTAGGGTCTCTACCTTCTGACAACATGCTTTTGGAAATAGGTATAACCCATGTCAAAAATGGTACTGCTTCAGAGTTTTTTTTCAACATGGAGGTTGGTGATACTGCTACTGCTATGGGTCCTGCCGGAAGGCTTGTTTTAAAGGATGAGGAGCTTAGGAAGCTAATACTTGTAGGTACTGGTACCGGAATTGTTCCTTATAGGTCAATGCTCCCAGAGCTCTTACAACGAGCTGAAACTACTGAAATACATATATTATTAGGCGTACAATACCGCAAAGATGCTTTGTATCAAGATGATTTTATAGAATTTGCAAAAAAACATAACAACATAAATTTCACACTTTGCCTAAGTAGAGAAACAGATGATTTAAAAGACCATGAAATTTCCGGTTATGTTCAACAACAATTTGAAAAAATAGGCTTAGATCCAAAAAAAGATATTGTCTATATTTGCGGTAATCCAAATATGATCGATCAATCTTATGAAATACTTACAAATGCTGGTTTTGAAGCTAAAAATGTACGCAGAGAGAAATATATTTCTTCTAATTAA
- a CDS encoding SPFH domain-containing protein yields MFMFWLVFFTVLITFLLSFSINLVETQSVNVIERFGRFVRIQRAGLNFKIPFIERVAGRVSLRVQQLDIIAETKTRDNVFVHMKVSVQFLVEEARAVDAFYKLTNARAQMESYVFDVIRSSLPRMSLDESFENKDAIALDIKKELSEEMSAYGYTIIKSLVVDINPEENVKRSMNEINAAQRQLEATKAKAEAEKLIKIKEAEGQKESMKLLGEGIAEQRKAIARGLRVSIEDVKEGTNGSISSEYISSLVMMYQYLDTLENMTKSGKSNVIFTPNSPKGFNNLTSEMISALSAAKDM; encoded by the coding sequence GTGTTTATGTTTTGGTTAGTATTTTTTACTGTTTTAATTACATTTCTCTTAAGTTTTTCAATAAATTTAGTGGAAACTCAATCAGTAAATGTGATAGAGAGGTTTGGTAGATTTGTGAGGATTCAGCGAGCGGGTCTTAATTTTAAAATCCCATTTATAGAAAGAGTAGCTGGTAGGGTTAGTTTAAGAGTCCAGCAATTAGATATAATTGCTGAGACTAAAACAAGAGATAATGTCTTTGTACACATGAAAGTTTCAGTACAATTTTTAGTTGAGGAAGCTAGAGCTGTAGATGCTTTTTATAAACTTACAAATGCTAGGGCTCAAATGGAATCATATGTCTTTGACGTGATTAGGTCATCTTTACCACGTATGAGTTTAGATGAGTCTTTTGAAAATAAAGATGCAATTGCGTTAGATATCAAAAAAGAGCTTTCTGAAGAGATGAGCGCTTATGGTTATACAATAATTAAATCCTTAGTTGTGGATATAAATCCAGAAGAGAATGTAAAACGGTCTATGAATGAGATCAACGCCGCACAAAGACAACTTGAAGCTACTAAAGCAAAGGCTGAAGCTGAAAAACTTATAAAAATTAAAGAAGCTGAAGGTCAAAAAGAGTCCATGAAACTTTTAGGTGAGGGTATCGCTGAACAACGTAAAGCAATAGCAAGAGGTTTACGTGTTTCTATAGAAGATGTAAAAGAAGGTACGAATGGTAGTATATCTTCTGAGTATATTTCCTCTTTGGTGATGATGTATCAGTATTTAGATACTTTAGAAAACATGACTAAATCAGGTAAATCAAATGTGATATTTACACCAAACTCACCAAAAGGGTTTAATAATTTAACTTCTGAAATGATAAGTGCTTTATCTGCTGCTAAAGATATGTAA
- a CDS encoding UvrD-helicase domain-containing protein, with protein MSLKNSLSSLNPQQHKAVVLEDRNSLILAGAGSGKTKVLTSRIAYLCCDRGVTVDNILAVTFTNKAAKEIQQRVEKMLGTSTFGMWIGTFHGIAHRLLRKHGHELGLDKNFRILDQDEQAQLIKKVINSLDLDDKKYPPKLLQNFINKQKDQATRSDKLSKQYDGNFNRIYQAYEERLQLDNALDFADLLLYLYELFSLNVQLREYYQNLFKYILIDEFQDTNHVQYMWLKLLLTDTNYIMAVGDDDQSIYGWRGAIIDNIHNYVKEINNVEIVKLEQNYRSTKNILKAANSVIKNNNNRMPKELWSAAEDGEKVQVYNAVNEREEAKYIIDKIRKLHQDGESYNDIALLYRSNYLSRVLEESCIYAGIPYRIYGGFKFFDRAEVKDALAYLRLAATSTDNLAFERIINTPARGIGNKTLDTIRNFAQVNSLSYWQATIEVIQKELVTKRTASLLLNFIQLIDDISSQVKEFSLDELLEYVITKSGLLASYEEKDTEKDSQKIDNLKELISAAKDFEPQIELLDDNVDILQDFLSFAVLEAGEMQADQSTDSVQLMTIHAAKGLEFKHVFIIAAEEGIFPPNAVINSQEAFDNSHSKKLQEKLAEERRLFYVAITRAMVSLTISYAQVRNIFGKSSFQVCSRFLAEIDDEHLNQGQEQSSKTKVRAKSNFGVSPFDFLKSSSPNNKTFKPGDKVFHKVFGKGIFVKSQAQGTKEFYTVNFGPDVGQKILLADIANLAKV; from the coding sequence ATGTCTTTGAAAAATTCCTTAAGTAGTTTGAATCCTCAACAGCATAAAGCTGTAGTTCTTGAAGATCGTAATTCTCTTATTTTAGCTGGTGCCGGTAGTGGGAAAACTAAGGTTCTTACTTCGAGAATAGCTTATTTATGCTGCGATAGAGGGGTTACTGTTGATAATATCTTAGCTGTTACGTTTACAAACAAAGCTGCTAAGGAAATTCAGCAACGTGTCGAAAAAATGCTTGGAACATCGACATTTGGTATGTGGATAGGTACTTTTCATGGCATAGCTCATAGATTGTTACGTAAGCATGGACATGAGTTAGGGTTAGACAAGAATTTTAGAATTCTTGACCAAGACGAGCAAGCTCAGCTTATAAAAAAAGTAATAAATTCTTTAGATCTTGATGATAAAAAATATCCCCCAAAATTACTTCAAAATTTTATAAATAAACAAAAAGATCAAGCAACACGCAGTGATAAACTTTCCAAACAGTACGATGGAAACTTTAACCGTATCTATCAGGCTTATGAGGAAAGGCTACAACTTGATAATGCTTTAGACTTTGCGGATTTATTGCTTTATTTGTATGAGCTGTTTTCTCTAAATGTTCAGTTAAGAGAATATTATCAAAATTTATTTAAGTACATACTTATAGACGAATTTCAAGATACTAACCATGTACAATATATGTGGTTAAAACTTTTACTGACAGACACTAACTACATTATGGCTGTTGGTGATGATGACCAATCAATATATGGTTGGCGTGGGGCTATAATAGATAACATCCATAATTATGTGAAAGAAATAAATAACGTCGAGATAGTTAAGTTAGAGCAGAATTATCGCTCAACAAAAAATATTCTTAAGGCAGCAAATTCTGTCATTAAAAACAATAATAACAGAATGCCAAAAGAACTTTGGTCTGCAGCTGAGGATGGTGAAAAAGTACAAGTGTATAACGCTGTAAATGAAAGAGAAGAAGCCAAATATATAATTGATAAAATCCGTAAACTTCACCAAGATGGTGAAAGTTATAATGATATTGCATTGCTGTACCGTTCAAACTATTTATCGCGTGTGTTAGAGGAAAGCTGTATATATGCGGGTATTCCATATAGAATTTATGGTGGTTTTAAGTTTTTTGATAGAGCAGAGGTTAAAGATGCTTTAGCTTACTTAAGGCTAGCAGCTACAAGTACAGACAATTTAGCTTTTGAGCGTATTATAAATACTCCTGCTCGTGGTATAGGTAACAAAACTTTAGATACAATTAGAAACTTTGCTCAAGTTAATTCATTATCATATTGGCAAGCAACAATAGAAGTTATTCAAAAAGAGTTAGTTACAAAACGTACAGCAAGCTTACTTTTAAATTTTATTCAGCTAATTGATGACATATCTAGTCAGGTAAAAGAATTTAGTTTAGATGAGTTGTTAGAATATGTGATTACAAAAAGTGGACTTTTAGCTTCTTATGAAGAAAAAGATACAGAAAAAGACAGTCAAAAAATAGATAACTTAAAAGAGTTAATAAGTGCAGCTAAAGATTTTGAGCCACAAATCGAGTTACTTGATGATAATGTTGACATTTTACAAGATTTTCTGTCATTTGCAGTTTTAGAGGCTGGTGAAATGCAAGCTGATCAATCAACAGATAGTGTTCAGTTGATGACCATCCATGCTGCAAAAGGTTTAGAGTTTAAGCATGTATTTATAATTGCAGCTGAAGAAGGGATATTTCCTCCAAATGCTGTAATTAACAGTCAGGAAGCTTTTGATAATTCTCATTCAAAAAAGCTCCAAGAAAAACTTGCTGAAGAGAGAAGACTTTTCTATGTTGCGATTACTAGAGCTATGGTGTCTCTAACTATTAGTTACGCTCAAGTACGTAATATTTTTGGTAAAAGTAGCTTTCAGGTTTGTTCTAGGTTCTTAGCTGAAATTGATGATGAGCATTTAAATCAAGGGCAAGAACAATCATCAAAAACTAAAGTAAGAGCAAAATCTAATTTTGGGGTTTCGCCATTTGATTTTCTAAAATCAAGTTCCCCTAATAATAAAACTTTCAAACCCGGAGATAAAGTTTTTCATAAAGTGTTTGGTAAAGGTATTTTTGTTAAATCGCAAGCTCAAGGTACAAAGGAATTTTATACAGTAAATTTTGGACCTGATGTTGGTCAAAAGATACTTTTGGCAGATATTGCTAATCTGGCTAAGGTGTAG
- a CDS encoding MFS transporter has protein sequence MQKFRTLIILTIGISFYCYEFFLRILTGAYQEQIVNYFNISTHIGFSFLISSYNITYLIMQIPAGILLDRFGSKRVLIAATLVCGAGNILFIAGGFNTAIVGRLLVGVGSSFAFIGVLKLALENFNPKYFSFITSIIISLGTLAAAFSQNVSVLISNYNTSWIDVFIYSGIFALPLAVLFQIFSPKEVQTVNLMPKFKQIYDASKNLIKNKKLWINATWAGLIYIPTIVLTSQYGILYFKQTYGFSDIFATTLITLIFMGWAIFSPIKTLLANKFDPTRVINISVLGTVIIIIIINFGILKNYAVFLVFIFGAFSASQVLVWHYFNKISHQNFTAIGIAITNMLITLVTEVGQLIVGLSIDTGNAINLASKTSISICFVIFLILGAIFFKKIKINNKSTP, from the coding sequence ATGCAAAAATTTAGAACTCTTATAATATTAACTATTGGGATAAGCTTTTATTGCTATGAATTTTTTTTAAGGATACTTACTGGAGCATACCAAGAGCAAATAGTTAACTACTTTAACATATCTACTCATATTGGTTTTTCATTTTTAATATCTAGCTACAATATAACTTATCTTATAATGCAAATACCCGCTGGAATACTATTAGATAGATTCGGGAGCAAAAGAGTTTTAATAGCAGCAACTTTAGTTTGTGGAGCTGGTAACATATTATTTATAGCTGGAGGTTTTAATACAGCAATTGTTGGTAGACTGTTAGTAGGTGTAGGATCATCATTTGCATTTATAGGAGTTTTGAAACTAGCATTAGAAAACTTTAATCCTAAATACTTTAGCTTTATAACAAGCATTATAATATCATTAGGGACTTTAGCTGCTGCTTTCTCACAAAACGTAAGTGTGCTTATATCCAACTACAATACCTCTTGGATCGATGTTTTTATATATTCAGGTATTTTTGCACTACCACTAGCTGTCTTATTTCAAATATTTTCACCGAAAGAAGTTCAGACTGTAAATCTAATGCCGAAATTCAAGCAAATTTACGATGCTAGTAAAAATTTAATAAAAAACAAGAAACTCTGGATTAATGCCACATGGGCAGGTTTGATATATATACCTACCATAGTTCTAACATCACAATACGGAATTCTATATTTTAAACAAACATATGGCTTTAGTGACATATTTGCAACTACACTAATAACCTTAATATTCATGGGCTGGGCTATCTTCTCTCCTATAAAAACCCTACTAGCTAATAAATTCGACCCCACAAGAGTTATCAACATTTCCGTTTTAGGCACTGTAATAATAATTATTATCATAAATTTTGGAATATTAAAAAACTATGCTGTATTTTTAGTTTTTATTTTTGGAGCGTTTTCTGCTTCACAGGTTTTAGTATGGCACTACTTCAACAAAATAAGTCATCAAAATTTCACTGCTATAGGAATTGCTATCACAAATATGCTAATTACTTTAGTCACTGAAGTTGGTCAATTAATTGTTGGCTTATCGATCGATACAGGAAATGCCATAAACTTAGCATCCAAAACGAGTATAAGTATATGCTTTGTTATTTTTCTAATATTGGGAGCGATATTTTTTAAAAAAATAAAAATAAATAATAAATCTACACCTTAG
- the glpK gene encoding glycerol kinase GlpK, whose product MSEKFVLAVDQGTTSSRAIIFDKNGNIKKIAQKEFTQIYPKSGWVEHDPMEIWGTQSGVVREVLESGRVKPDQIAAIGITNQRETAIVWDKETGDPIYNAIVWQCRRTSYICDDIKKDPELVKYIKENTGLVVDAYFSGTKVKWILDNVRGAREKANAGKLLMGTVDTWLIWNMTRGKVHATDYSNASRTMLFNINTLEWDKKILEYLDIPESMLPEVKNSSEIYGYTDEKTLAGARIPIAGVAGDQHAALFGHCCFEKGMAKNTYGTGCFALMNVGDKPIFSDAGLLTTIAWGENGKPTYALEGSVFIAGAVIQWIRDGLGLIRSAEDSEYYATKIDSTNGVYLVPAFVGLGTPYWDMYARGTIVGITRDTKREHIIRAALEAIAYQAKDVLDCMKGDTGLDLTGLRVDGGAVQNNFLMQFQSDILQSEISKPKINEITGLGAAFLAGLAVGFWKNKEELKSILITEKTFEPQKDFKTVTHDYKGWKKAVQRSKAWVE is encoded by the coding sequence ATGTCAGAAAAATTTGTTTTAGCTGTTGATCAGGGCACAACTAGTTCGCGTGCTATCATTTTTGATAAAAATGGTAATATCAAAAAAATTGCCCAAAAAGAGTTTACCCAGATTTATCCAAAAAGTGGTTGGGTTGAACATGATCCTATGGAAATATGGGGCACGCAAAGCGGTGTTGTCAGAGAAGTTCTTGAGTCTGGAAGAGTTAAACCAGATCAAATCGCAGCTATAGGTATTACAAACCAGCGTGAAACTGCTATTGTTTGGGATAAAGAAACTGGAGATCCTATTTATAATGCAATAGTTTGGCAATGTCGCCGTACTTCTTATATTTGTGATGATATTAAAAAAGATCCAGAACTAGTTAAATATATCAAAGAAAATACAGGTTTGGTTGTGGATGCGTATTTTTCAGGTACAAAAGTTAAGTGGATTTTGGACAATGTAAGAGGGGCTAGGGAAAAAGCTAATGCTGGTAAGCTTCTAATGGGCACTGTAGACACGTGGCTGATTTGGAATATGACACGTGGTAAAGTCCATGCAACTGATTATAGTAATGCTTCACGTACTATGCTTTTTAATATTAATACACTAGAGTGGGACAAGAAAATTTTAGAATATTTAGATATTCCAGAGTCTATGTTGCCAGAGGTAAAAAACTCAAGTGAAATCTACGGTTACACGGATGAAAAAACCCTAGCTGGGGCTAGAATTCCAATAGCTGGTGTTGCTGGAGATCAGCATGCTGCTTTATTTGGTCATTGCTGTTTTGAGAAAGGCATGGCTAAAAATACTTATGGTACGGGTTGTTTTGCGCTTATGAATGTTGGTGATAAGCCAATATTTTCTGATGCTGGACTTCTAACTACTATCGCGTGGGGTGAAAATGGTAAGCCAACCTATGCTTTAGAGGGTAGTGTATTTATTGCAGGAGCAGTTATCCAGTGGATTAGAGATGGTTTAGGACTTATTCGTTCAGCAGAAGATAGTGAGTACTATGCTACAAAAATTGATTCAACTAATGGTGTATATTTAGTCCCAGCTTTTGTGGGCCTGGGTACTCCATATTGGGATATGTATGCTAGAGGTACAATAGTTGGCATAACAAGAGACACAAAGAGAGAGCATATTATCAGGGCTGCTCTTGAAGCTATAGCGTACCAGGCAAAAGACGTTTTAGATTGTATGAAAGGCGATACAGGACTGGATTTGACAGGTTTACGTGTGGATGGTGGAGCAGTGCAGAATAATTTTCTAATGCAGTTCCAGTCTGATATTTTGCAGTCTGAAATTTCAAAACCAAAAATAAATGAAATTACAGGTTTAGGAGCCGCATTTTTAGCAGGTTTAGCTGTTGGCTTCTGGAAAAATAAAGAAGAGCTGAAATCTATCCTTATAACAGAGAAAACTTTTGAACCACAAAAAGATTTTAAAACAGTTACCCATGATTATAAAGGTTGGAAAAAGGCCGTGCAAAGAAGTAAGGCTTGGGTTGAATAA
- a CDS encoding glycerol-3-phosphate dehydrogenase/oxidase, with amino-acid sequence MENNYDIIIIGGGATGFGCAIEAVSRGYKTLLLEAYDFGKGTSSKSTKLIHGGLRYLENFDFALVKEGLEERFSFLHNAPHLTYKQSYLIPTRSYFETIKYTIGVKLYELLSGKYKIGKGYNLNKRQTLEELPNIEASKLKKSLVYYDGQFDDTRLLISLMKTFESKGGVALNYHKVEKIYSSTNSKLDTVVVTNTLTQEKREFNASHIINATGTFCDTIISLAGRKESHKYVSVAQGTHIVFAREKFPTKHAILIPETEDGRVLFILPWHDHLIVGTTDIKKEIPSIEPKADKQEIEFILETFNQYAKQKATIADIRSVYCGQRPLVSPKKNRKTANISRKHEIIESTDGLITVVGGKWTIFRRMGQDTLDYIESGKIAQKLSKTSEQLLVDAIESKESYPLKVYGKNADDIKIIQQELNNHELLHSDLPYYQAEVIYNVRNEKAKTVEDVLARRTRAAFLDIKASIQAAPIVAELMAKELGKDKAWQDEQVESFVEFSKNFNVEELYR; translated from the coding sequence ATGGAGAATAATTACGACATAATAATAATTGGTGGTGGTGCAACTGGGTTTGGTTGTGCTATAGAGGCTGTCTCACGTGGTTATAAAACATTACTTTTAGAGGCGTATGATTTTGGTAAAGGTACTTCTTCAAAGTCTACTAAACTTATTCATGGTGGTCTAAGGTATTTAGAAAATTTTGATTTTGCACTTGTAAAAGAAGGCTTAGAAGAAAGGTTTTCATTTTTACATAATGCCCCTCATTTGACCTATAAACAATCTTATCTTATTCCAACACGTAGTTATTTTGAGACAATTAAATACACTATAGGTGTTAAGCTTTATGAGTTATTATCAGGTAAGTATAAAATTGGTAAAGGTTATAATCTAAATAAAAGACAGACTTTAGAAGAGTTACCAAATATAGAAGCTTCTAAGCTTAAAAAAAGTTTAGTGTATTATGACGGTCAGTTTGATGATACTAGGCTTTTGATCTCTTTGATGAAAACTTTTGAATCAAAGGGTGGTGTAGCTTTAAATTACCATAAAGTTGAAAAAATCTACAGCTCAACGAATTCAAAATTAGATACTGTTGTGGTTACTAATACATTAACTCAGGAAAAAAGAGAGTTTAACGCAAGTCATATTATTAATGCTACAGGAACATTTTGTGATACTATCATAAGCTTGGCGGGTAGAAAAGAATCACACAAGTATGTTTCAGTTGCGCAAGGAACTCATATAGTTTTTGCCAGAGAAAAGTTCCCAACGAAGCATGCTATTTTGATCCCAGAGACAGAAGATGGCAGGGTTTTATTTATTTTACCTTGGCATGACCATTTGATAGTTGGTACTACAGATATTAAAAAAGAGATTCCAAGTATTGAGCCAAAAGCGGATAAACAAGAAATTGAATTTATTTTGGAAACTTTTAACCAATACGCCAAACAAAAAGCAACTATCGCGGATATAAGATCAGTATATTGTGGGCAACGTCCATTAGTCTCACCTAAGAAAAATAGAAAAACAGCAAATATTTCTCGTAAGCATGAAATTATTGAATCTACAGATGGTTTGATTACGGTAGTAGGAGGCAAGTGGACTATATTTAGACGTATGGGGCAAGATACTTTAGATTATATTGAAAGTGGTAAAATCGCGCAAAAACTTTCTAAAACCTCCGAGCAGTTGTTGGTTGATGCTATTGAGTCTAAAGAAAGTTATCCATTAAAAGTTTATGGTAAAAATGCTGATGATATTAAGATAATTCAGCAAGAACTAAATAATCATGAGTTATTGCATAGCGATTTACCATACTATCAAGCAGAAGTTATTTATAATGTAAGAAATGAAAAGGCTAAGACAGTGGAAGATGTTTTAGCTCGTCGTACAAGAGCGGCTTTTTTAGATATTAAAGCAAGTATTCAAGCTGCTCCTATTGTGGCTGAGCTTATGGCTAAAGAACTTGGTAAAGATAAAGCTTGGCAAGATGAACAGGTGGAGAGTTTTGTAGAATTTTCTAAAAATTTTAATGTTGAGGAATTATATAGGTGA
- a CDS encoding MIP/aquaporin family protein yields MLEACIAEVIGTMILILLGNGVVAGVVLNKTKSQNSGWIVITFAWGLAVFLGVLVAGPISGAHMNPAVTLALTLAGKFSWTWVVPFVISQIIGAMLGQALVWIMYYPHYSVTKDTELKLATFCTSPAIKHLPSNFMSEIIGTFVLVLAILTMHGVVIQVGDSSSLVTAYPVDMGALGGIPVAFVVIVIGLSLGGTTGYAINPARDFGPRLFHAIMPIQSKGSSHWDYAWVPVLGPIVGSVGATVLYLLLKSSGVF; encoded by the coding sequence ATGTTAGAAGCTTGTATAGCAGAAGTTATAGGAACAATGATTCTTATACTTTTGGGTAATGGAGTTGTGGCAGGAGTTGTTTTAAATAAAACTAAGTCACAAAATAGTGGTTGGATTGTCATTACTTTCGCTTGGGGGTTAGCAGTATTTTTAGGTGTTTTAGTGGCAGGACCTATTAGTGGTGCGCATATGAATCCTGCTGTAACATTAGCTTTGACTCTTGCAGGTAAGTTTTCATGGACTTGGGTGGTACCATTTGTTATAAGTCAGATTATAGGGGCTATGCTTGGCCAGGCACTAGTTTGGATTATGTATTATCCACATTACTCTGTTACAAAAGATACAGAACTAAAGTTAGCGACATTTTGCACATCTCCAGCAATTAAGCATTTACCTTCTAATTTTATGAGTGAAATTATTGGTACGTTTGTATTAGTGCTTGCAATATTAACCATGCATGGAGTCGTAATACAGGTTGGTGACTCCAGTAGTTTGGTGACAGCATATCCGGTTGATATGGGGGCATTAGGAGGTATTCCAGTTGCATTTGTTGTAATTGTAATAGGTTTATCTTTAGGAGGCACTACTGGGTATGCTATTAACCCAGCTAGAGACTTTGGTCCGAGATTGTTTCATGCTATTATGCCTATTCAATCTAAGGGTTCATCCCACTGGGATTATGCGTGGGTGCCAGTTTTAGGTCCTATTGTTGGCAGCGTAGGAGCAACAGTCCTCTATTTGTTACTAAAATCAAGTGGGGTATTTTAG